One stretch of Harmonia axyridis chromosome 1, icHarAxyr1.1, whole genome shotgun sequence DNA includes these proteins:
- the LOC123686691 gene encoding uncharacterized protein LOC123686691: protein MGDFNAKIGRGKFEEIVGSYGLGERNEGGDRLLQFCQEETMKITNTWFDLHPRRLYTWKSPADRTGNIVRNQIDFILVNQRFSSTIKRTCTYPGADVPSDHVLLTTVMKIALSSQRKSTTQRQIALEKMKDPIIRSEEANEINSQIQVITSSIGDRLTESWKNVMDVITNSMQSRLGYEVKNKKQKWMTDEILYSMDERRKHKNKNDNNMYRDIQRLIRSKIRIAKNEWLKSECKEIERIRNQHDNFNLHKKLEETAGIYRKARTTVTDNKNNQIVLESKEKTNVWEEYIKELFEDDRPPVGSNISLTGPSITKDEIEKAIRSSKNNRAVGPDKIPSGILKLLDGRGITALHTVFNTIYETGHYSKQWLCSTFIPLPKKTNARKCEDHILA from the coding sequence ATGGGCGACTTCAATGCCAAAATAGGAAgaggaaaatttgaagaaatagttGGATCCTACGGACTGGGAGAAAGAAATGAGGGAGGTGATCGACTTCTACAATTTTGCCAAGAAGAAACCATGAAAATAACAAATACATGGTTTGATCTACACCCTCGCCGCCTATATACCTGGAAATCTCCAGCGGACCGAACAGGCAATATAGTTCGTAACCAAATAGATTTCATCCTCGTTAACCAAAGATTCAGTTCAACCATCAAGAGAACTTGTACATATCCTGGGGCGGATGTTCCTTCTGATCATGTGCTATTGACGACCGTCATGAAAATTGCTTTGTCAAGTCAGAGAAAGTCGACCACACAGCGACAGATCGCGTTAGAAAAAATGAAGGACCCAATAATAAGATCTGAAGAGGCTAATGAGATAAACTCACAAATTCAAGTAATAACATCGAGTATTGGAGACAGGCTAACGGAATCTTGGAAGAACGTAATGGACGTTATAACAAACTCAATGCAAAGCAGATTAGGATATGAAGTAAAGAACAAAAAGCAAAAATGGATGACAGATGAGATCTTGTATTCAATGGATGAAAGGCGGAAGCACAAGAACAAAAATGATAACAACATGTACAGGGATATACAAAGGCTCATTAGATCGAAAATAAGAATAGCAAAAAACGAATGGCTCAAAAGTGAATGCAAGGAAATTGAACGAATAAGAAATCAACACGACAATTTCAATCTGCATAAAAAACTTGAAGAGACTGCTGGCATATATAGAAAAGCTAGAACTACTGTAACAGACAATAAAAACAACCAGATAGTCCTCGAGAGCAAAGAGAAAACCAATGTTTGGGAAGAGTATATAAAAGAATTGTTTGAGGATGACAGACCCCCAGTTGGCTCCAACATCTCACTAACCGGCCCATCAATAACTAAAGACGAGATCGAAAAAGCAATACGTAGCTCAAAAAATAACAGAGCGGTTGGCCCAGATAAAATTCCTTCAGGAATACTTAAGCTCCTGGACGGAAGAGGCATCACAGCACTTCACACAGTATTTAACACTATATATGAGACAGGTCATTATTCCAAACAGTGGTTGTGTTCGACTTTTATTCCCCTGCCTAAGAAGACCAATGCAAGAAAATGTGAAGACCACATACTAGCCTGA